The region CGGCGCGGGTCCGGCACCGGCACGGCGCGAGCACGAACCCCGGCTCCCGGCTGTTCCACCGCTGGAACGAGCGCAACCGGCTGCTCATGCTGCTGCGCTGCGCCCCGGCCGGGGTCGCGGTCGCCCAGCTCGCCCGCTTCGCCGCGCTGACCGCCGTCCTGCCGTTGCGGAGCGGCCCGAAACCCGGGAACTTCCGGCTGCCGCTGCGGCTCCAAGTGCTGGCGGAGGTCCTGCTCCGACTGCCGGCCACGGCGGTGCAGCGGGTCGCGATCGGCCGCCGTGCGAAGGTGTCCCGCGCCGCCGTGTGGCGGGAGTGGGCCGGCCGATAGGGGAATCGGGTGGAACTCGCCGAACGGTCACTGGTCAGGGTGTTCCGGAACGGCGAACCGCACGGGATCGGCTTCTGGTGTCCGACGCCCTCGCGCTGACCTGCGCACACCTCGTACCCCCGCACAACGCCCCACCCGACAACGCCCCACTTAACGAGACCCCGCTCGGCGAGACCCCGCTCGGCGAGACCTCGGCCGGCGAGGTCGAGGTGGACTTCCCGCTGGTGGGCGAGCGGACGTCCGCGACGGTCAGGTTTCGCGACGACGCGGCGGACGTCGCCGTACTCCGCCTCGACACCACGCTGGCCGGGGCGCGGGCCGTCCGGGTCGTCGCGCACGACGGCATCCGCGACCACCGGGTCCGCACGTTCGGCGTGCCGCGCAACCGGCCGGACGGCGCGTGGTCGCAGGGCGCGGTGGTCGGCATGGTGGTAGAGGTCGAGGCGCGCCGGGAGCACCGCACCGGTTACGCGCTGTCCGGCGCGGCCCTGCACGAGGCGTGGCCGGACCTGCTCGGCCCGCTCGCTCTCGACGTGGCCCGCAACCGGCTGGTGACGCTCGGACCATCCACTGTGGAGCCGGTGCACGAATCGCCGGTGCGGCACTGGGACCGGCTGTGCAGCGCTGGGGAGCGCAACCGGCCGTGCCCGGCCACGCCAACGCGGGCGACCGGCACGGCGGGATCGAGTCCGCCGATCCGCGGGCCTCGTTCACCGCGTTGTGCGGTGTGATCGACCGCAGCGGGCTCGGCCAGGATGATCGGGAGGTGCCGGCCGGGTCGTTCACCGGCCCGGTCTGTCGGGAGGAGTGACGTGGCGGAGTACGTCGAGGTGCGCACCGAGGACGGCGACCTGGTGCCGTTCGAGCTGGACGAGGAGTACGACGGGCCGGTGCGCGCGGGTCGGCGCTGGGACGCCGCCGTGGAGAAGGTGGACGAGACGCTCGAAGCGGGCATCGAGCGGGCGAAGAAGGTGGCGCGGGCGGTGGCCACCCGGATCGGCAGCATGCCGCACCCCCGGCCGGACAAGGTGGCCGTGGAGATCGGCCTGAAGGTCAGCTCCAGCGCCGCCCTGGCGATCGCCAAGTCCACCGCCGAAGCGCACATCAAGGTCACCGTGGAGTGGCAGCGCGACAGCCTGCCCGCGCCGCGGCCCGCCGAGGACGAGGACGACAAGGGCGACCGGGACGGCGGGAACGGTGCCGGTGGGGACGACGCGAAGGGCGGCGGACAGGCCGGATCAGAGGCGTAGGCCACCTGCGTCACGTGCCCGGGACCCCGATGAGGCAGGCTTAGCGCGTGGAGCGAGCAAGCCTGCCTGACGCATCCGTGGTCGTCGTGAACTACCGCGGCGCCGACGACACCATCACCTGCCTGCGTGCCCTGTTCGCCGACCTGTCCTACCCGGCGGAGAAACTCCAGGTCATCTGCGTCGACAACGCCTCGGGCGACGGCGGCGCGGAGCGGATCCGGGCGGCCGTGCCGCAGGCCCTGGTGGTCGACTCGGCGGAGAACCTCGGTTTCGCCGGCGGCTGCAACCTGGGTGCCCGGCACGCGACCGGCACGGTGCTCGCGTTCCTGAACAACGACGCCCGCCCCCACCCGGACTGGCTGCGCGCGGCGGTGCGGGTGCTGCGCGCCGAGCCGACCGTGGGCGCGGTGGCGTCGAAGGTGCTGGACTGGGACGGCCGGGCGATCGACTTCGTGGACGGCGGCCTGACCTGGTTCGGCATGGGCTACAAGCGGCACGCCGGGGAGCCCGACGACGGGTCGCACGACGTGCCGCGCGACGTCCTGTTCGGCACCGGCTCGGCGC is a window of Saccharothrix espanaensis DSM 44229 DNA encoding:
- a CDS encoding trypsin-like peptidase domain-containing protein; protein product: MSDALALTCAHLVPPHNAPPDNAPLNETPLGETPLGETSAGEVEVDFPLVGERTSATVRFRDDAADVAVLRLDTTLAGARAVRVVAHDGIRDHRVRTFGVPRNRPDGAWSQGAVVGMVVEVEARREHRTGYALSGAALHEAWPDLLGPLALDVARNRLVTLGPSTVEPVHESPVRHWDRLCSAGERNRPCPATPTRATGTAGSSPPIRGPRSPRCAV
- a CDS encoding CU044_2847 family protein; its protein translation is MAEYVEVRTEDGDLVPFELDEEYDGPVRAGRRWDAAVEKVDETLEAGIERAKKVARAVATRIGSMPHPRPDKVAVEIGLKVSSSAALAIAKSTAEAHIKVTVEWQRDSLPAPRPAEDEDDKGDRDGGNGAGGDDAKGGGQAGSEA